The Candidatus Woesearchaeota archaeon DNA window CGACTTCTGTCCCCAATCCCTGGTCATACTGGGTGTATGTCATAGGAGCGCCGCCCCTTCTTTTTGATTCGCCCCCTTCGTCTTCAAAATTGCGCCATTCCTGCGTAAAATCAACCATTTTGTCTTCAATAACAAGGCCGCAGTCTTTGCAGATGATCTCTCCTTTATCTTTATTCCAGAACAGGTTTATTCCGCCGCATTCAGGGCATTTTTTGACCATTTCAGGCATTTTTCTCACCAGATAGCTTTATTTATAACATTATCAAGCTTAAACACGCTCTTTTGCTGTTACACCCTTTTTCTTTCCCCAACATATATAATGAAGTATAACAATATTTATAAAGGAAATGCGTAACTTATATATAAAGCTTTTGGTATTTTTAGGCTTTTAGACGGTGGATTTTTTCAAAATTTTTATAGAAAAATTTAAAAAAGCTGCGGTTTTCAAAATAAATGATACAAAAATTTATATAATAACCCATTATACTTTCTTTCATGCCGCGATGGCACAACCTGGTACTGCGTCAGCCTTGAGAGCTGATGGCCGAAAGGCCTTTCCGGTTCAAAACAATGATGTGTTAAATGATCCGTAAAAAGATTTTTTGCACAGAGCCTGCTTCGCAGGTTTGATTGTCGAAAGTCCGGATCGCGGCGTTTTTTATGTCAAGAACCACCCATCAAAGATGGGTGGAATGTTGCTGCTATTCACCGCATCAGGTGGTTAATTGGAAATGTTCACATTTCCAATTTGCTCAAAAATGCAAGCATTTTTGACACTTGTTTTACAATAAATGGCAAAAAAAATGTTACGAGCATCAAAATCAAGTGATTTGGTAAAGTACCAGAAAGGATCTGTTGTAAGCAAGGAAATAATACGTAAAGGCACAGGAACAGTCACTTTGTTTGCCTTTGATCGGGGCCAGGGATTAAGCGAGCACACTGCGCCGTTTGATGCATTAGTTTACATCCTTGGCGGAGAAGCTGAGATTTTCATAGATAAGAAGCCATTTCATTTGAAAGAGGGCGAAATGATCATAATGCCCGCCAATCATCCGCATTCTTTGAAAGCAAAAAAGCAGTTCAAGATGATGTTGGTAATGATAAAGTCATAACTTATCAAACAAAATCCTTATCTCTTTCCCTTTTATATTCTCTTTCACTTCAACATTATGCTTCCTTGCAGGCTCCTGATCAGATATTTTTATCCTATCTGCTCCGCACTTCTCCTTTATTGCATCTTCCCATTTGGAAAGCATCTCTTTCAGATCTTCATCAACTTTAACGAATAAAACAATCCTGTCCTTCTTTTCAAGGCCGTTCTTCTTCCTTGCTTCCTGCGCTCTTCTCATGATCTCCCTCGAATATCCTTCTGCTTCAAGTTCATCGTTTCTTTCAGCATTAAGGTAAAGCTGCCCGTATCTGAACTCAGCTTCCTTAAACGGGGAAGGAACAATTCTTGTGACAACCAAATGCTCCCTGATAATGCTTAATGTTTCGCCATCAACCTTTAATGTGAATTTCCCTTCTTTCCTGATATGGCCCAGAATATTTTCAGAGCTCTCTGTTGAAAGCTTTGCAATTATCTTAGGAACTTTATTGCCGAAAGCCGGGCCAAGCTTGTTAAAATCTGCTTTGACAATTGTCTTTGCCTGCGGGAAAATCTTCTGTATTTTCAGTTCTTTCACATTAGTCTGTTTTTTAATTGAGTCTTCAAGCTTTTCAACAGCGCTTATTGCCTTTCCATCATCAATAACCAAAACAGCTTCTTTTAAAGGCCATCTCACTCCAAGAGCTATTTTCTCTCTCCCGGCAAGTATTGACTGTATGACATCTTTCACAACGCTGAAATCATTTTCCAGCTCCAGGTTAATCTTATTTTTATCATAAGCAGGCCAGCCAAACAAGTGAATGCTCTCTTCCTTCAATCCAAAAGCCTCTTTTAAATTGAGATAAATCTGCTCTGAAATAAACGGCGCAACTGCCGCAAACATTTTCAAAATTTGCATTGTGTTTTCATAAAGCGCGAATAAAATAACTCTTTTCTCATTATCCTCTCCTGAGAATTTATCTCTCACAAGCTGCACATAGGTTCTTGATAATTCAAGATAAAGCTCTTCAATTGCAGGCGGAACTTCATTTAATCTGTATTCTTCAAAAAGCCCTGTAACTTTCTTGATTGTTGAATTAAGCTTTGAAAAAATGTATTTTTCCTCTGTTTCAAAATTCTTCTCAATGCCTGCGTCAATCTTTGCAGGGTTTATGCCGCTGTTTTGCGCCAGATCAACCAGGTAATTGGCAAGGTTCCAAAGCACAAACAGGTTTTTGTTTTTTATCTTCAGGTCATCAAAATTATAATTGATGTCAACCCCGGGATTTGCTCCGCTGATCATATAATAACGCAAGGTATCTACCCCGTATTTTTCAATGACTTCATAAGGAGAAACCTGATTGCCAAGGGATTTTGACATCTTCCTGCCAAGCGCATCCTGCACAAAGCCGTGCATATAAACTGCCTTGAAAGAAGGCCTGTTCATGCTCACAAACGATGCAACCATTAAAAGATTGAACCATCCCCTTATTTGATCCTTGCCTTCAAGAATAAATTCAGGCGGAAACATCTTTTCAAACAAGTCTTTTCTCTGCGGATAATCCAGGCAAGTCCATGATGTTGTTCCGGCATCCACCCATACATCTAAAATGTCGGGTATTCTTTTCTTCACCCCGCCGCAGCTGCATTTTATTGTAACTTCATCAATATACGGCTTGTGAAGGTCTTCTGGAATTTTACCAGCCAATGCTTTAAGCTCATCAGCAGACCCTATTACAGCATAATCGCTGCATTTCTCGCATTTCCATACTGGCAATGGGCAGCCCCAATACCTTTGCTTTGTAATTGAATTGTCCCTTAAATTTTTCAGCCATGACTCAAATGCGTTGAAGGCAGCTTCAGGCACCCATTTTATTTTTTTATTTGCCTCTATCATCTTTTCTTTCAGATCTTCCACTTTGAAGAACCACTGCTTTGTTGTTTTATAGATGACAGGATTATGGCAGCGCCAGCAATGCGCGTATTCATGCTCTACTTTTGTTGTTGCAACCAAAGCGCCAGCTTCTTCCAAAGCTTCTATAAATTTCTTATCATCCTTTTTTGCAATCAAGCCTGCAAACCTTCCCATTTCTTTCGGGAATTCCCCTCTTTCGCTCAGGTTGTTGAACGGCTTTATCCCGTTTCTATGGCCAACTTCGTAATCCTCGGGACCGCAGCCAGGCGCGCAATGCACTAATCCGGAGCCCGCGCTCAAATCAACATATTCTGAAGATAAAATTACAGAATGCACTTTCAAAGATTCTTTTTCAAGCCCGTCATAAATATTTTTTAGATCTTTATAAAGAGGATGCTCGTACATTGTTCCCCCTAATTTATCGCCTTTAAATTCTTCCAAGATTGTAAATTTTTTGTTCGCAATCCCTCCGATAAATGCCCCTGCCAGACCTTTTGCAACAATCCACACTTCACTTTCAACTTTCGCCCTTACATAATCAAGCTCAGGATTGACCATTACTGCCAGATTGAACGGAATTGTCCAGGGCGTTGTTGTCCATATCACCAAATACTCATTCTGCTTGTCTTTTATTTTGAATTTCAGGAAAATAGAATCCTCTTCAACTGCTTCATATTCTAATTCATGCTTTGCAAGCGCTGTTTCGCAATGAGCACACCATGTCATTGTCCTCAACCCTTCATATAGCCGTTTGTTCTCATGCGCTTTCTTTACAAGCCACCATTCGCCTTCAATAAACTCGTTTTTTAAGGACTGATAGGCATTTTCAAAATCCATCCAGATGCCTAGCCTTGTAAAATCATCATTCATCAGCTTCATGTTTTCTGTTGAAAGCTTTCTGCATTCGCTGATGAACTTTTCAACACCCAATTTCACAATATCATCCTTCTGCTTTATCCCTAGCTTTTCCTCAACTTTATGCTCTGTAGGAAGCCCGTGCATGTCATAGCCTGCCCTGTCCCAGACATTTATCCCGTTCATCCTTTTGTACCTTAAAAAGCAGTCTTTTAATGCCTTGTTCCACGCTGTTCCGATATGCACCCTGCCGGATGTGTATGGAGGCCCGTCTAAGAAATAGAATATCTTTCCTTTTCTGTTCTTTTCTTTTGCCTTTTCGTAGATCTTTTTCTCTTTCCAAAACTTCAGGGTATTCTCTTCAACTTCCCTGAAATCATAGTTCTTGAGCATATGATGCTGTTTTGCATATTCATTTAAATATATTATGGTTAAAAAGAATAGATATAGCCCCAGGCGGATTCGAACCGCCGTCAGAGCCTCCAGAGGGCCCTATCCTTAGTCTTCCTGAAACTTTCAAGAATTGACCGCTAGACTATGGGGCTTTATGCTTATTGATTATATGCTGTTTTAAAAAGCTTTCTACATAAACATTTAAAAACAAACTGATTATTCCTGATGCAATGAAGCAGATCGGATCAGGGGCAGAGGCAATCATCTATCTTGACAGGGATGTTATAAAAGACAGGATCAGAAAATCCTACAGGATCCCTGAAATAGATATGCCTTTAAGAAAAACAAGGACAAGAAGGGAAGCAAATATTTTGGTTAAATTAAACAAAATAAGTTTCCCGGCCCCAAAATTAGTTTATTCTGATGATAAGGAGAAGCTAAAGATGGATTTTATTGAAGGCGATAAATTAAGGGATGCTTTAAACAGGGAAAACTGCAGGAAATTATGCTCTGAGCTTGGGGAGAAGGTCGGAATTTTGCACAATAACAACATTATTCATGGAGATTTGACCACTTCAAACATGCTTTTAAACAAAAAAGACAGCAATAAGATATATTTCATTGACTTCGGCCTGAGCTTTATATCGCACAAAACAGAGGACATGGCTGTTGATCTCCATTTATTAAGGCAGGCTTTAGAAAGCAAGCACCATGAAATATGGAAGGAATGCTTTGATTCTGCTGTTGAAGGTTATAAGAAAGAAATGAAAGACAGCTATACTGTGTTAAAAAGGCTGGAGCTTGTTGAAAAAAGAGGCAGGTACAAAGGGAAAGCTGAATGAAAAAAATAAAAGCAGTTGCATTATTGTCTGGAGGTTTAGATAGTTCTCTCGCTGTAAAATTAATCAAAGACCAGGGCATTGACGTCCATGCGCTTAACTGCACATCTATTTTCTGCCTCTGCAATACAAGGGGAAGATGCGAGTCTGCTGAGGTTGCTAAGAAGTTTAAGATCCCTATAAAGATGATCAAAAAGGGGATGGAATACATAAAAATTGTCAGAAACCCGAAGCATGGCTATGGCTCTTCCATGAATCCCTGCATTGACTGCAGGATTTATTTATTAAAGAAGGCAAAAAAATATGCAAAAGAGGTTGGCGCTAAATTTATTTTTACCGGAGAGGTGCTTGACCAAAGGCCAATGTCGCAGCATTTCAATACATTGATGCTCATTGAAAAAGAATCCGGATTGAAAGGAAAACTTCTTAGGCCATTGTCAGCTAAATTACTGCCTGAAACAGAGGCTGAAAAGAAAGGCTGGGTGAAAAGGGATTTATTGCTTGCAATAAAAGGCAGGCAGAGAAAAGAGCAGATTGAGCTTGCTAAAAAGCTTAATTTCTCAGATTATCCGTGCCCGTCAGGAGGCTGTTTGCTGACAGACAAGTGCTTCGGAAATAAAATCAGGGATTTATTTGATCATAAAAAAACAATTTCAATGAATGACTTATTAATATTGAAATATGGAAGGCATTTTAGATTTAATGGAAGCAAAATAATTGTAGGAAGGAATGAAATGGAGAACAAGGAGTTGCTGAGATTAAAAAACAAATCAGATTATTATTTTGAAGTTCCGGATTGCGGAAGCCCGGTAACTATATTGCAGGATAAAAAGACAAAAGATGCAATTAAGCTGGCAGCGCAGCTTACAGCAAGGTATAGTGATGCTAAAAATGATGAAGTGCTTGTGAAATATGGCATAAGCAGATCAGATAAAGAAATAGCTGTCAATAAAATAAAAGATGAGCAAATAGATAAATTTTTCATAAAATGACCCGCCGCGAAGAGATTGAAAAGCTATTGAGCGAGAAAGCGCATTCTGTCCAGGACTTAGCGAATTATTTCAGAGTCACAGCCAAAGAAATTCAGGAAGATCTCAGCCATGTTGCCTTTTCTAT harbors:
- a CDS encoding isoleucine--tRNA ligase, with protein sequence MLKNYDFREVEENTLKFWKEKKIYEKAKEKNRKGKIFYFLDGPPYTSGRVHIGTAWNKALKDCFLRYKRMNGINVWDRAGYDMHGLPTEHKVEEKLGIKQKDDIVKLGVEKFISECRKLSTENMKLMNDDFTRLGIWMDFENAYQSLKNEFIEGEWWLVKKAHENKRLYEGLRTMTWCAHCETALAKHELEYEAVEEDSIFLKFKIKDKQNEYLVIWTTTPWTIPFNLAVMVNPELDYVRAKVESEVWIVAKGLAGAFIGGIANKKFTILEEFKGDKLGGTMYEHPLYKDLKNIYDGLEKESLKVHSVILSSEYVDLSAGSGLVHCAPGCGPEDYEVGHRNGIKPFNNLSERGEFPKEMGRFAGLIAKKDDKKFIEALEEAGALVATTKVEHEYAHCWRCHNPVIYKTTKQWFFKVEDLKEKMIEANKKIKWVPEAAFNAFESWLKNLRDNSITKQRYWGCPLPVWKCEKCSDYAVIGSADELKALAGKIPEDLHKPYIDEVTIKCSCGGVKKRIPDILDVWVDAGTTSWTCLDYPQRKDLFEKMFPPEFILEGKDQIRGWFNLLMVASFVSMNRPSFKAVYMHGFVQDALGRKMSKSLGNQVSPYEVIEKYGVDTLRYYMISGANPGVDINYNFDDLKIKNKNLFVLWNLANYLVDLAQNSGINPAKIDAGIEKNFETEEKYIFSKLNSTIKKVTGLFEEYRLNEVPPAIEELYLELSRTYVQLVRDKFSGEDNEKRVILFALYENTMQILKMFAAVAPFISEQIYLNLKEAFGLKEESIHLFGWPAYDKNKINLELENDFSVVKDVIQSILAGREKIALGVRWPLKEAVLVIDDGKAISAVEKLEDSIKKQTNVKELKIQKIFPQAKTIVKADFNKLGPAFGNKVPKIIAKLSTESSENILGHIRKEGKFTLKVDGETLSIIREHLVVTRIVPSPFKEAEFRYGQLYLNAERNDELEAEGYSREIMRRAQEARKKNGLEKKDRIVLFVKVDEDLKEMLSKWEDAIKEKCGADRIKISDQEPARKHNVEVKENIKGKEIRILFDKL
- a CDS encoding Kae1-associated serine/threonine protein kinase, giving the protein MKQIGSGAEAIIYLDRDVIKDRIRKSYRIPEIDMPLRKTRTRREANILVKLNKISFPAPKLVYSDDKEKLKMDFIEGDKLRDALNRENCRKLCSELGEKVGILHNNNIIHGDLTTSNMLLNKKDSNKIYFIDFGLSFISHKTEDMAVDLHLLRQALESKHHEIWKECFDSAVEGYKKEMKDSYTVLKRLELVEKRGRYKGKAE
- a CDS encoding cupin domain-containing protein produces the protein MAKKMLRASKSSDLVKYQKGSVVSKEIIRKGTGTVTLFAFDRGQGLSEHTAPFDALVYILGGEAEIFIDKKPFHLKEGEMIIMPANHPHSLKAKKQFKMMLVMIKS